From the genome of Seriola aureovittata isolate HTS-2021-v1 ecotype China chromosome 6, ASM2101889v1, whole genome shotgun sequence, one region includes:
- the echdc2 gene encoding enoyl-CoA hydratase domain-containing protein 2, mitochondrial, producing the protein MTTLLRRVAGPRCSSWRCLDAILRESHSRTTNLLSRDGARTLTGASRPLTGYSRGYIRGQHTEAADPVEVDLKRLEGGDDGIVEVLMCRHKARNALGHVFVSQMRELMSTLSHDSTVRVVVFRSLVPKVFCAGADLKERALMNNTESDLFVHGLRSLMTQIASLPVPTIAAMDGVALGGGLELALACDLRTAAYSAQMGLIETTRGLLPGAGGSQRLPRMVGITLAKELIFTGKRVGGQTALEMGLVNRAVEQNQTGDAAYGEALSLAREILPQAPIALRMAKEAMNRGVEVDITSAMAIERMCYARVIPTRDRQEGMAAFIEKRPPRYTGE; encoded by the exons ATGACAACGCTCCTTCGCAGAGTGGCCGGGCCGAGGTGCTCATCGTGGCGTTGCCTGGATGCGATTCTGCGGGAATCGCACAGCCGAACCACCAATCTGCTTTCCCGGGACGGAGCGCGAACGTTGACCGGTGCCAGTCGCCCTTTAACGGGATACAGTCGCGGGTACATCCGCGGGCAGCACACAGAGGCGGCAGATCCTGTAGAGGTGGATTTAAAGCGGTTAGAAGGAGGGGATGATG GGATAGTGGAGGTGCTGATGTGCCGACACAAGGCAAGAAATGCTCTTGgccatgtgtttgtttcacaG ATGAGGGAGCTGATGTCCACTCTGTCCCATGACTCGACTGTGCGTGTGGTTGTCTTCAGGAGTTTGGTACCAAAGGTTTTCTGTGCAG gTGCAGACCTGAAAGAGAGAGCTCTCATGAACAACACTGAGTCTGATCTGTTTGTTCACGGCCTGCGTTCGCTCATGACTCAGATAG CTTCGTTGCCCGTGCCAACCATCGCAGCCATGGATGGCGTTGCCCTGGGAGGTGGACTGGAGCTAGCGTTGGCCTGTGACCTCCGCACTGCAG cgtATTCGGCACAGATGGGTCTGATTGAGACGACACGGGGGCTGCTCCCAGGGGCGG GGGGCAGTCAGCGGCTGCCGAGGATGGTTGGCATCACTCTGGCCAAGGAGCTCATCTTCACAG GTAAGCGTGTGGGAGGACAGACAGCTCTGGAGATGGGGCTCGTAAACAGAGCTGTAGAGCAGAACCAGACAGGAGACGCTGCCTACGGAGAGGCACTCAGCCTGGCCAGAGAGATACTGCCCCAG GCTCCTATCGCTCTGCGGATGGCAAAAGAAGCAATGAACAGAGGCGTTGAG GTTGACATAACTTCAGCGATGGCTATAGAGAGGATGTGCTATGCTCGG